One part of the Malus sylvestris chromosome 2, drMalSylv7.2, whole genome shotgun sequence genome encodes these proteins:
- the LOC126600656 gene encoding pentatricopeptide repeat-containing protein At2g20710, mitochondrial-like has translation MKHSRLSSLFNFSSRFGFRNSPGVSLYSTTTYRPHREPSRGTLNELYRRISRAGDHTAPISPILDQWIEEGRTAPKGAFVTIIKELRQYKQYKHALEISMWLSDKRYFELTIADVAIRLDLIAKVHGIEQAEDYFNNIPKNLKVLEVYCALLNSYARAKLVEKAEDIMQKMRELGFARTSLSYNNLLNLYHQTGNTDKFNVLMSDMKEKGILHDKFTYCIQISAYAAASDLEGIDKVMAEWESDPKVLMDWDSYSNVAISYKKAGNVEKALAMLERSEKLMSSSKRKRGAYEYLMTQYAALGQKDRVMRLWELYKKHMKIYNRGYISIMTSVLKIGDIESAEKIYDEWESSNLSFDICIPNFLIGAYTRKGLVDKALVDKAESIVNRVIQKGEKPDARSWHYLARGYLDHDQIEKTVELTRKALSVEGSRWTPDGHVVAACMEYMKQKADVEGAEEFIRLLGEKCSFPISIQEKLLDYINNEDSVTVEIGDLEWDRRNGVLKEADLGSN, from the exons ATGAAGCATTCTCGGTTGAGCTCGCTGTTCAATTTCTCATCTCGTTTCGGTTTCCGAAACTCACCGGGCGTTTCGCTTTACTCGACGACGACGTATCGCCCTCACAGAGAGCCCTCGAGAGGCACACTCAACGAGCTCTACCGTCGGATTTCCCGCGCCGGTGATCATACAGCCCCCATTTCCCCGATTCTCGACCAGTGGATCGAAGAAGGCCGAACCGCACCCAAAGGTGCATTCGTCACCATCATCAAGGAGCTCAGGCAGTACAAGCAATACAAGCACGCTCTCGAG ATATCAATGTGGTTGTCTGACAAAAGGTACTTTGAGCTTACAATTGCTGATGTTGCCATCCGACTCGATTTGATTGCAAAAGTTCACGGAATAGAACAAGCTGAGGATTACTTTAACAACATTCCTAAAAATTTGAAAGTTCTTGAGGTTTACTGTGCTCTCCTGAACAGCTATGCTCGTGCAAAACTTGTGGAAAAGGCTGAGGACATCATGCAGAAGATGAGGGAATTGGGGTTTGCTAGGACATCGTTGTCCTACAACAATTTGCTCAATTTGTATCATCAGACTGGAAACACTGACAAATTCAATGTTCTAATGAGTGACATGAAAGAGAAGGGCATTCTTCATGACAAGTTCACATATTGTATCCAGATCTCTGCATATGCAGCTGCTTCCGATCTTGAGGGAATTGACAAGGTTATGGCAGAGTGGGAGTCCGATCCCAAGGTTCTTATGGATTGGGATAGTTATTCCAACGTGGCAATTTCTTATAAGAAAGCAGGAAATGTGGAAAAGGCTTTGGCAATGCTAGAGAGGTCTGAGAAACTGATGTCAAGTTCTAAAAGAAAGAGGGGAGCATATGAGTACCTTATGACACAATATGCAGCACTAGGGCAGAAAGATAGGGTTATGAGACTCTGGGAACTATACAAGAAGCACATGAAAATATACAATAGGGGTTACATAAGTATAATGACCTCTGTGTTGAAGATTGGCGATATTGAAAGTGCCGAGAAGATCTATGACGAATGGGAATCCAGCAATTTATCTTTCGACATTTGTATCCCAAATTTCTTGATTGGTGCTTATACCAGAAAGGGCCTAGTTGACAAGGCTCTAGTTGACAAGGCCGAATCCATTGTTAACAGGGTAATACAAAAGGGAGAGAAACCGGATGCAAGGTCTTGGCATTATTTGGCAAGGGGATATCTTGATCATGATCAAATTGAGAAGACAGTTGAGTTGACGAGGAAAGCACTTTCAGTTGAGGGGTCACGGTGGACACCAGATGGCCATGTTGTCGCCGCCtgtatggaatatatgaaacaGAAAGCGGATGTGGAAGGAGCTGAAGAATTTATAAGACTACTCGGGGAGAAGTGTAGTTTCCCCATAAGTATTCAGGAGAAATTGTTAGATTACATTAATAATGAGGATTCAGTCACTGTAGAAATAGGTGACCTGGAATGGGATCGTCGGAACGGAGTTCTGAAAGAAGCGGATTTAGGTTCCAACTAA